The DNA region ATAATATTGTCAGATTTGCCTGTCAAAAAGATGACCTATAATTTTATAAAGCAAGGTGCAATATTTTtggaaaacaaaaagagataATGCACAAAAAATCAAGTCAGCACATTACCTCGAACTCAGTCAGGTGATATCTACTGAGGATTCTGGTCATTGGTTAAGGCTCCAACAAGTTTTAACAAGACATTCAATGTTCCCATTGGTACTCTCCATGATGTTAActaaataattaacaaataatGAAAGTAACGTGTTGATTGACATAAGGttcaaaatactaatgccCAAGTTATCAGTACAACTTTTATGTATCAGACCAAAAGTTACAAAgaccaaaaaagaaatgtcCAGCTACAGGATACTCTCGCACTTGTCTGACAGCATCGGGATTTTTATAGCGACTGAAGCGTTTCACATACTGCAATGACTTCTCAAAGACCCTGCAGGAAGGAGATTAGGCACAATAATGCGTCACATTAATAACAACCAGCTGGTCAAAACGTAGTATTATCTGACACAAATCCTACATGCAATTAACAATTTTTGTCTGTCTCACTGCAAGTAACAAGGTCTACATTAACAAAACCAAAATCCTGATGGGTGACCTTGGTAACCATTTTATTTGAGCTCAGacaagttaaaattttactcaATACGCTCTACCATATAAGAAGTTAAGAGATGATCCATTGTACTCACGGAGCAAAGAAGCTCAAAAACATATCATCCTTTTCATGATAAAAGCAATTCCAAAATTTCAATGATAATATTAAAAGGATTTAGATACTCACTGGGAAACTTGATTAAGTGGATCCTCTGACATCTGCCGAAGCTGCTCATACTTGTGTTCGAGAATTAAGGATACTTCACAGTTCATCAGACATTTTGCCTTCAAAAACTCTGCCACCAAacaaggtaaaaaaaaaaaaaaaagagtcatcGCCACCATTGCAGCACCAATCACGGAACCTTATATCTTATGGTCGCATTATTTGCAATAACCTATTAGATAAACACATTATTGAGCCCCAAAATTTGTAGCAGTAAGAGATAATTACCGTCCCCGATTTTGAGCTCAGCGgcattttcttcctcttctccggACATTCTGCACATCAATGAAGGAACCCTAGGTCAAATCGCCCAATGAAAAAGAACCAAAATTGCCGCAAGCACCAAACTTCCCAATCAATACATCAACTAATCCACTCAGAAAGCTCTCGAAACATCTCCAAAACCCCATCGTTGTTCGCCACTCAAGAAGGGGGGCCCGGGAGAGGTCGCGACACTGGTCGATCAGGGGACAAGATAAGAGTAATCCCTTTTGCTAGATTTCTTCATGAATTGCATCGGCAAGAAATGTACAAGGATCGGAGGCCAAGCTCGACAGGATCGCTAAGATTCATAATTTACCTGATTCGCAAGACCTAGGGTTTTGCGCGCGCGAGGGACAGAGAAGGAGCGCGCAGTACTGCTATGTGCCAAAGTCCGTCCACTGCcaaaggaagagaagagaCTGGTGCTTCTGGAGAATTTATAGGTTCCAGTTTGCCGGTCGGAAGCTTAAGAAGTTGGGCCCGAGCTCAACACATGTGGGCTGGCCCAGGATTCATTAACAATCCCGTATGCCTTGGCTTCGACCGGCGAGTCGCGACTTCATGTGCTTGATCAATCAAACTAAtttttcagcacttaattgaGTTCAACTTGATTGATAATACGAAAGAAAAACTGACTTAACTTGATGATCCAATAAAAAAAGTGCTTGATGATTAAGTAGGTGGGGAgctacttttttctttttctattgaCTTGCTTAACTGGGGCTTTTACACCATATTTACAGTGAAGCCCCTAAACGTTTACATGATTTGCAAATCAATCCACTCGGCTTTGGGATAGAGAAAGGGGAGAAGGAATTTTTTGGGGGGAGGGATGGGGGGCTCCGATTCTGGACACCATCACCCTAATAGAGGCGCTAGTGGCCGGTGGGGGCCATCATCGCCCGGGATCGAGTTTCTCTCCCTTCGaccaaagagagagaaagctcgGCTGCCAACAACTTCTTCTTGGGCGgtggtggccgggatggaagCCACCACTGTCCCCTTCTTCTCCGATCGAAAGCCCTtgatctttattttttttttaatttcttgcaattgtcaatatttttaatttataagattaaaataaaatgtgggCAAAAGTGAAAAGATGTTAAAATAGTGGGCATTATCTAAATCTAATTTTAGCCATTATAATTTTTACCCAACTAAACACTTGTCACTTAATCAAATAAACACTTATTCTATTTAGATCTTAAATTtttaactctttattttcagcacTTCAAATTAAGTCCAGACAAATACAATTGAAGTATCTGTATCCTAGTGCTGCTCAGGCTAGGTTGATACTCGAGTTATAATTCGATCCAAGTAATTAGTCATCTATGTCATGAGCTCTCAAGACTCATCAGCTCAGAGGCTACGGAGCAGCAAGCAAGCTTCTTTATGTTTGAATCAAGCTTCTCCTCGTCCTTGAATTATACTGCGAATCAACGGAGAACAATGTATCAGGTGGAATTGCGGTCCTTCATATCAGTATACTATACGTATAACTAAGTAACTGATAAATTTCGTGCTAGATCTCAAATATAAATGAAACAAATCACTAGATTAGAACCAGACATTAGGCCCCCATTAGTACACGAGAATGTAATAGAATGGAAAGGGAATGAAATAAATCTCATATAGTGACACTGTGATcatatttatagaaaaatagtGATTTTTAGGTTTAAATAGAGAATATGAAGGAGTATATTTAATTGGTAAACTTATTCTTTAAGATAttattctatatattatatttctagatatgtataattaaaaagaaaatatgtatCATGCATATAAAACTTAGTAGAAATGAACAAATAAGCATTCCTTAAGTTTTTGGTCATTCTATCATTTGAAGAGAAAATGCCTTCCAAATGGAGTGATCATTTTTTAACTCATAAAAATGTCACCATATAAGTAAAAGGAGTGAAAGGATGAgattttcattcatttcatttcccATTTGATTATTGTCGATATagatctattttttttttccctttgtgCAAcaagatttgattttttttttcttgtgaaCCTTGAAGATTCATTCATAAAATGTAAACTATTACATGACATGAGTATCAAGATAAAATGTTCAAGAAACGAAGACTACAAGATCAGAATAATCAAACCCTCCTAGGCACACTACATAGGAAAAATAAAGGTCAAACACCTAgcaatatataatagatacAATGTAGCAGTAATTCGAAGTCCATATCAAAACCCTTTGTCGTCACACATGAACTCCAGTAGAAATCAGGAAAGGATCCTCAAAccatatattcatgtagaaCTTAGCCATCTGATATTGACATTCCGAAGAGGCATCGACATCAGAGCAATCTATGAAATTTGATCTTGTTGCAAACCCTTTTACCGACAACAAT from Punica granatum isolate Tunisia-2019 chromosome 3, ASM765513v2, whole genome shotgun sequence includes:
- the LOC116199624 gene encoding DNA-directed RNA polymerase II subunit 4, which gives rise to MSGEEEENAAELKIGDEFLKAKCLMNCEVSLILEHKYEQLRQMSEDPLNQVSQVFEKSLQYVKRFSRYKNPDAVRQVREILSRYHLTEFELCVLGNLCPETVEEAIAMVPSMKTKGRGLDEEAIEKMLNDLSLIKTFE